Proteins from a single region of Neodiprion virginianus isolate iyNeoVirg1 chromosome 4, iyNeoVirg1.1, whole genome shotgun sequence:
- the LOC124302278 gene encoding mucin-2-like isoform X4 — MKWRPSRSTAVVSLLVIGLFIGLTDALRGSPSSVDQQRPTTTSGRGSARFSKVAVPDGTSNSKAVSLDASSTPSSRRPSRLKSGPGSRKNLTPEARLETSAAKGTTIARRRTGTIQQSGYSTESIRPAESAIQNVEVKNTARRNTASSNEEGETTTRKNTGDRRYLPDKRSRVKTNKSFDDIELEVPRESAGRSQRPERKTSRSRIGLLSGDGILAKTGPSVFSGTAEYSRSRTGRKTQNQALSEEKTLDDFGRSKSSSANTKLKDPQIRTRGRSVIRMSPRNYDTTVASETLANTESVRVAIPLNVDKTTVPSLSSVDTTVSTSTTEPSTTSSPHSRRGSGRSQQSSTSGGIFETTTRASRLITRGGRTKSPDSNGASNDGSIRGVAFRSRSRLESNSQAHQHLMETGDERLKSRGGRGRGRKFEQAEKTEDFFVSRKFNTEPLTFRIADPGKQTRIFDAVSESSSNQMNKDIEGSSARFGEGALFRNDQVQDDKPKIEIFTPVAEIATLQPLAVGKPVELETTEPVETETESAATTAVAAVFEKLESTTKPSEVRSEAKNPRSRIRKRPEMRLLQREEEPRDNRSSRNRKPLTTVETDIENNPDTVPRGRSRAASVKKNNAPGQRRRVTNDVKREKSTVAPISSSEIPPVNIQAYNEVVETVGKTVDGIENSLIISRILSPTIIPKRRGMKKLNIKPKDEKEELSTASSIKTHETLNEPGRRRGAGKPNRKLEVSASEKPVVESIEEDNYPPEFKARLAELKNSESKTPAPPKFTPRLRNKSYNSRKPSPMLFSSAAQLKLEMAKKLVNPTANSGQNVLEVEQTTVSSFTTYRPTRKSGLGKRRKSETSIESKTEESEESRTKKLSNGSVSLERIKKADHSMPIKDNLKTSTTGDGFEKKNVILDGIRRMTQRPSFAKRRSVLTDENASKVTDFTAAPSSIGSERKIISKYNRAGRISRNENKNGVTVLPPVEKNLSTSEMHPAGKRLNQISTVLPNGSESDPNTTLKPFARYTRRKSESKTFQKIELLPTASKASEPSLTVRREFRPRTATYRRHSEPPSPPAESASIAITPKTPKFHATFKSDSTLPKTNANKTFNVQIASNSSRNNESTSFSNAGIVGSSNGETGADNGSSNVFSPTRALLLMNRNKTLLEQLRSTVAPLLSSLGIKSPIFAGAYRNTTSSGNSAIRVTPSGQPPRFSARYKGAELFVRRPNIYQPTVPSIFSSTTPLTPLQVSAIPSPLEVSNPGEPKILTYYQALETANINNEQQQTDTEQPARVSQVDNDRNNANDNVTDLNDTNNANIDINRTPNTDSRLTETVTSLGISENTLATEPETTLDPITTTQPLNTTTITSFDTSETTTNTVQPDLVVDSNLKSTPNSLTIAESVTESIRVRTSPTASGATLQPFDVPSTTPSDDTNSNSNSTPAPDTTVTSELETTFSPQNSGAFANLLDTTPLSSVFTSTTGGNLETTTVSLTTEAQSISFDSLQEMMQISIDFSQMSTISSEVQSTQISETTPISLLRLQMQVDDVDQGPTTVSPMSTPVSLSSKSTPSSESFEINTTSKTPQTTPSILARLSDFEIPDVTTVASSTQDLTTPPSQEIMALFGTTTVVSQDVTATTTATVTAQGTAGVDMQVTTRPNESTNDLETTPSPSITQSPTTTTSQASDNASTPDPNVSIITRTTNLPDASIPTTVSIQTSVDFTVTTEEISATTTTQSPIIGTTAIVDTTFPSITTTTTTTTTTSTSMATTTDAVPQTTFGIDENLISSDSETTASAVNEATTETVAADAIQKLNEVDDSTTIFSEQMITTTSRVETATNFPAPTTSSQPVLPTVADTIESSTIPQVSSTNKAIGVKSPIVQNTPDPRGSLVVTSPASLIMGRFGGNRLTPAPRFSPSSSTRAPLRDYYVYGIYPNKTIVRKRPEDNVIDGRNVNSPYVIFGIYPNGKLVRKFPNGTVIPDPPRNPVEVVFSLSTTTTTNRPSPVFYNQANQGYHNQISAIYNNRPVASIFNQNANHFPGVNLGLTGNTIAGNTGGVSGLSSAASATKKMSDILLETQMGTNSNTASEISDLLTLSPNANTIGSSSAIPGAATIVTPRNMDTNLNSNVQNGRRTWQNTDFDEASRTRVVNDQRSSVYIGQDKFVNYWSDSTLNTSPRVQNIRINSVAGSSNLGPASTVGSSLPSFDILPSSQSENPVTAGPGFPWLDPLDQILGVTTNSPVITASVASNTLLDNANSATILPRPINPFVEVFTPGSSSIDTTVTRSSASLTDAAVVATITTATTSEPTRTTTTATTTTTLPSTTSSIPISTLVPRTTTTTTTTTTTTTTTPVPTTTSTTSTTLALTIPTTTANPTAPSTPEIATSLNSEGPSQQKLNIPKQTAFGNTFDDLAFLNTLIQPTNGDDTSTSKTLTQAEQFLANKILSLALGNMGPTRSPKAIQASNASPNSFDLSTRSNSRSRPIIIDLLPSSTTQKPTTIKPTTQFTWKPIPIVRTTSTPIVQTTRKEVPVSVITPKPDKIKQNAASFSKAASPVPTAPKSSPRTTTTPANQGFGSGLLTALFGSNPFSPPPIAVPTVAKRPFSTTSKYVQASEPSPTTRILNQTTSSLKGSKSSVGTGDPMHSESSNVPVSMQQPVKNEITVLLNNPNPRVPTLSTSTFSPEDDAKFLAALLNSAQKGGSPSSKPVPGISRDDEAFLRAILSGQASVQPASSIATSTSGGNDAALLAALLKSQNIDPRVQLGGTTSRKPPTTTTTWSPSSTYPPSIFESFGSFGSQQRPKDSTEVTLTGGSGDGSVRSQVVNAAIGATRAFSRFLGAAITGAAQQLQSFVRNGTRYVSEAVG, encoded by the exons ATGAAGTGGAGGCCTTCCCGTTCCACTGCGGTGGTATCGCTACTGGTGATCGGGCTCTTTATTGGTCTGACTGATGCTCTGCGTGGATCGCCGTCTTCG GTTGATCAACAAAGACCAACGACGACCAGTGGGAGAGGTAGCGCCAGGTTCAGCAAGGTAGCCGTCCCGGACGGCACGAGCAACTCGAAGGCCGTCAGTCTTGATGCTTCGTCAACTCCCTCCTCAAGACGGCCCTCAAGGCTGAAATCTGGCCCTGGATCGAGGAAGAACCTAACGCCGGAAGCCAGATTAGAGACGTCGGCTGCCAAGGGTACCACCATCGCGAGGCGACGCACAGGAACGATTCAACAGAGTGGATATAGCACTGAGAGCATTAGACCGGCAGAAAGCGCCATTCAGAATGTTGAAGTAAAGAATACAGCAAGACGAAACACTGCCAGCTCAAATGAAGAAGGAGAAACGACCACGAGAAAGAACACCGGGGATAGAAGATACCTACCGGACAAACGGTCCAGGGTGAAAACGAACAAATCATTTGACGACATTGAACTGGAAGTACCGAGGGAATCGGCTGGGCGAAGCCAAAGACCTGAGAGAAAGACTTCACGTTCTAGGATTGGGCTTCTGAGTGGCGATGGGATCCTGGCTAAAACTGGCCCTTCAGTTTTCTCCGGAACCGCCGAGTATTCCAGGTCGAGGACAGGTAGGAAGACACAGAATCAAGCTCTGTCGGAGGAAAAGACGTTGGATGATTTTGGAAGGTCGAAATCCAGTAGTGCAAATACCAAATTGAAGGATCCGCAGATCCGAACTAGGGGGAGATCTGTTATCAGGATGAGCCCAAGAAATTACGACACCACTGTGGCATCTGAAACCCTCGCCAACACAGAAAGCGTTCGAGTTGCCATCCCCCTGAACGTCGACAAAACGACGGTTCCGTCACTGAGCTCTGTGGACACCACAGTTTCTACCAGTACTACCGAGCCTTCAACAACATCGTCACCGCATTCGAGAAGGGGTAGTGGCCGATCTCAACAAAGTTCCACTAGTGGAGGTATTTTTGAAACGACAACGCGCGCGTCGCGACTCATCACCAGAGGGGGACGCACCAAGTCGCCCGATTCGAACGGGGCATCAAATGACGGTTCGATCCGGGGTGTTGCTTTTCGGTCCAGGAGTCGATTGGAATCAAATTCTCAAGCTCATCAGCACTTGATGGAGACAGGAGATGAACGACTCAAGTCGAGAGGAGGACGGGGCAGAGGCAGAAAGTTCGAACAAGCCGAAAAAACTGaagatttttttgtatctCGAAAATTTAACACAGAACCTCTTACCTTCAGAATCGCAGATCCTGGAAAACAAACAAGAATTTTCGATGCCGTGTCTGAGAGTTCAAGCAACCAAATGAACAAAGATATCGAAGGGTCGAGTGCGCGTTTTGGCGAAGGAGCTTTATTCAGAAATGATCAGGTGCAAGACGATAAACCTAAGATCGAGATATTTACTCCAGTGGCGGAAATAGCGACACTCCAGCCGCTGGCTGTAGGAAAACCTGTTGAGCTTGAAACCACGGAACCGGTGGAAACAGAGACAGAATCTGCAGCTACAACTGCAGTGGCAGCGGTTTTCGAGAAACTTGAATCGACGACGAAACCATCTGAAGTAAGATCAGAGGCTAAAAATCCCCGAAGTAGAATCCGAAAGAGGCCCGAGATGAGGCTACTTCAGAGGGAAGAAGAACCTCGCGACAACCGCTCGTCGAGAAACAGAAAGCCGTTAACCACAGTGGAAACTGATATCGAAAACAATCCCGATACCGTTCCAAGAGGAAGAAGTAGAGCAGCTTcagtaaagaaaaacaacgcTCCCGGTCAGAGACGAAGAGTTACCAATGACGTCAAAAGGGAAAAATCGACGGTTGCACCGATCAGTAGCAGCGAGATCCCTCCAGTGAATATTCAGGCGTATAATGAAGTGGTGGAAACAGTCGGAAAGACAGTTGACGGCATTGAAAACAGCTTGATAATATCAAGGATATTGTCGCCGACAATTATTCCAAAACGACGAGGCATGAAGAAACTGAACATTAAGCCGAAAGACGAAAAGGAGGAGCTGAGTACAGCTTCGAGTATAAAAACACATGAAACGTTGAACGAACCAGGAAGAAGACGGGGAGCGGGAAAGCCCAATCGAAAGTTGGAGGTCAGCGCTAGTGAAAAACCAGTCGTAGAATCGATAGAGGAGGACAATTATCCACCAGAATTCAAAGCTCGGTTAGCCGAATTG aaaaattcagaatcCAAGACACCCGCACCCCCGAAGTTCACACCCAGACTCAGAAATAAA AGCTATAACTCGAGGAAACCATCGCCGATGTTGTTCTCATCGGCTGCACAACTCAAACTAGAAATGGCCAAGAAGCTGGTAAATCCAACCGCAAATTCTGGTCAAAATGTACTCGAAGTTGAACAGACCACCGTATCTTCTTTCACGACGTATCGGCCAACGCGAAAATCTGGGCTTGGAAAACGCCGAAAATCGGAAACAAGCATTGAATCAAAGACTGAGGAATCTGAAGAAAGCAGAACCAAGAAATTGTCTAATGGGAGCGTGAGTCTTGAAAGGATCAAAAAAGCTGATCACTCGATGCCTATCAAAGATAATTTAAAGACTTCTACCACCGGTgatggttttgaaaaaaaaaacgtaattttgGATGGTATCAGACGGATGACACAACGCCCAAGCTTTGCCAAACGCAGAAGTGTCCTAACTGATGAGAATGCTAGCAAAGTCACTGATTTCACCGCAGCTCCATCGTCAATCGGttctgaaagaaaaatcatatCAAAATACAATAGAGCAGGAAGAATTTCGCGCAACGAAAACAAGAATGGAGTTACCGTACTTCCTCCGgttgaaaagaatttatctACGTCAGAAATGCATCCAGCGGGCAAGAGACTGAATCAAATTTCAACCGTGCTTCCAAACGGCTCAGAGTCAGATCCGAACACAACCTTGAAGCCCTTTGCTCGATACACAAGGCGCAAGTCGGAATCCAAGACCTTCCAAAAGATCGAGTTGCTCCCAACAGCATCTAAAGCATCGGAACCCTCGCTTACTGTAAGGCGCGAGTTCCGCCCAAGGACTGCCACTTACCGCAGGCATTCGGAACCACCTTCACCCCCTGCGGAATCTGCCAGCATCGCAATAACACCCAAAACCCCCAAGTTCCATGCCACGTTCAAATCTGACTCCACCTTGCCAAAAACAAATGCGAATAAAACCTTCAACGTGCAGATTGCTTCAAATTCCAGCCGTAACAACGAATCTACATCCTTCTCGAACGCTGGGATTGTTGGTAGTAGTAACGGGGAGACCGGAGCCGACAACGGTTCCAGCAACGTCTTCAGCCCAACGCGAGCTTTGTTATTGATGAACAGAAATAAAACACTCCTCGAACAACTAAGGAGTACCGTGGCACCTCTTCTGTCAAGCCTGGGTATTAAGTCTCCTATTTTTGCTGGAGCTTACAGGAATACGACTAGCAGTGGG AATTCGGCCATCCGGGTCACTCCCAGTGGGCAGCCTCCCAGGTTCAGCGCAAGATACAAGGGAGCTGAATTGTTCGTGAGACGCCCGAACATCTATCAGCCGACAGTACCTTCAATTTTTAGTTCAACAACCCCTTTAACGCCACTCCAG GTATCTGCAATCCCATCGCCATTGGAAGTGTCGAATCCTGGAGAACCGAAAATCCTGACGTATTATCAAGCATTGGAAACAGCCAATATTAACAACGAACAACAACAAACTGACACAGAGCAACCCGCGAGGGTTAGCCAGGTAGACAACGATAGAAATAACGCAAACGATAACGTTACAGACCTTAACGACACGAACAATGCTAATATCGACATTAATAGAACACCAAATACTGATAGCCGATTAACTGAAACAGTAACAAGCCTTGGCATATCTGAAAATACTTTAGCAACAGAACCAGAAACTACCCTAGATCCGATAACGACCACCCAACCATTAAATACAACTACAATTACTAGTTTCGATACCTCTGAAACTACAACGAACACTGTACAGCCTGACCTCGTGGTTGACTCGAATCTCAAATCCACTCCGAATTCTCTTACAATAGCCGAGTCTGTCACAGAGTCTATTCGAGTAAGAACTAGTCCTACGGCGAGTGGGGCTACCTTGCAACCCTTTGATGTTCCTTCGACGACACCCTCCGACGACACAAACTCAAATTCAAACTCAACACCGGCGCCTGACACTACCGTCACTTCCGAGCTTGAGACAACTTTTTCACCTCAAAACTCTGGAGCCTTCGCAAACCTATTAGACACCACTCCACTCTCATCGGTGTTCACTTCAACTACTGGGGGAAACTTAGAAACTACCACTGTTTCGCTGACAACCGAGGCCCAATCGATCTCGTTCGACTCCCTGCAAGAAATGATGCAAATCAGTATCGACTTTTCTCAAATGTCGACCATATCTTCTGAAGTTCAGTCGACTCAAATTTCCGAAACAACTCCCATTTCTTTATTGCGATTACAAATGCAAGTGGACGATGTTGATCAGGGCCCTACAACTGTGTCCCCTATGTCAACACCAGTCTCTTTAAGTTCTAAATCTACACCGTCTTCCGAATCGTTTGAAATCAATACGACTAGCAAAACACCCCAAACAACGCCTTCCATATTGGCCCGACTTTCAGATTTCGAAATCCCAGACGTAACGACCGTAGCGTCATCGACCCAAGATTTGACCACCCCACCCAGCCAGGAAATAATGGCTCTGTTTGGAACCACTACAGTCGTGAGCCAG GATGTAACCGCAACTACAACTGCAACCGTAACCGCCCAAGGGACGGCTGGTGTCGACATGCAAGTAACCACTCGACCGAACGAATCAACCAATGATCTCGAAACCACCCCTTCTCCCTCCATCACCCAATCACCTACCACAACCACATCCCAGGCATCAGACAACGCTTCGACGCCCGACCCAAACGTCTCCATCATAACTAGGACCACGAATTTACCCGATGCTAGCATACCGACGACCGTGTCTATCCAAACGAGTGTCGATTTCACTGTAACGACAGAAGAAATTTCTGCAACGACCACCACTCAATCTCCGATAATCGGCACAACTGCCATTGTTGACACCACCTTCCCATCGATAACAACGACTACGACTACTACTACGACTACATCTACGTCTATGGCGACAACGACAGATGCAGTGCCTCAAACGACCTTTGGCATTGACGAAAACTTGATTTCGTCAGATTCAGAAACCACAGCTTCAGCTGTAAACGAAGCTACTACAGAAACTGTTGCTGCAGACGCGATACAAAAACTCAACGAGGTCGATGATTCAACGACAATATTCAGTGAGCAGATGATCACGACCACGTCGAGGGTGGAGACTGCAACTAATTTTCCAGCTCCTACGACTTCTTCTCAACCCGTACTACCGACCGTTGCTGATACGATTGAGTCTTCGACAATTCCACAAGTCTCATCGACAAATAAAGCGATCGGTGTTAAATCCCCAATAGTTCAGAACACTCCTGACCCCAGAGGGAGTTTGGTCGTAACATCCCCCGCTTCGTTAATCATGGGGCGTTTCGGCGGAAATAGATTGACACCGGCCCCTCGGTTCAGTCCCAGTTCTTCTACTCGGGCCCCGCTGCGAGATTATTACGTCTACGGAATCTATCCGAACAAAACGATCGTTCGGAAGCGACCCGAGGACAACGTGATCGACGGAAGGAACGTCAACAGTCCATACGTAATATTTGGGATTTATCCGAATGGAAAATTGGTACGAAAATTTCCGAATGGTACCGTTATACCGGACCCTCCAAGGAACCCTGTCGAGGTCGTCTTCTCACTAAGCACTACTACCACAACTAACCGGCCCAGCCCTGTTTTCTATAACCAGGCTAACCAAGGCTATCATAACCAGATATCTGCAATCTATAATAACCGACCTGTAGCGAGTATCTTCAACCAGAATGCGAATCACTTTCCTGGCGTCAATCTTGGACTTACTGGTAACACGATTGCCGGAAACACTGGAGGAGTTTCCGGTTTATCGAGTGCTGCTAGCGCCACAAAGAAAATG agTGACATTTTGTTAGAAACTCAAATGGGAACCAACTCAAACACCGCATCGGAAATTTCGGATTTACTAACTCTATCCCCGAACGCCAATACCATTGGATCATCCTCGGCAATCCCTGGGGCCGCAACAATCGTCACACCTCGAAACATGGATACAAATTTGAATTCGAATGTGCAAAACGGTCGACGAACTTGGCAAAATACCGACTTTGATGAGGCTAGTCGAACCAGGGTAGTCAATGATCAAAGAAGCTCCGTGTACATCGGACAG GACAAGTTTGTAAATTACTGGAGCGACAGCACGTTAAACACTAGCCCACGAGTTCAGAACATCAGGATAAATTCAGTCGCC ggCTCCTCGAATCTTGGTCCCGCGTCCACAGTTGGCTCGTCACTACCGTCGTTCGATATATTACCGAGTAGTCAATCCGAAAACCCAGTGACGGCTGGTCCGGGTTTTCCTTGGCTAGATCCACTGGATCAAATACTCGGCGTAACAACCAATTCCCCCGTTATCACCGCTTCTGTAGCATCGAATACGCTTCTG gaTAATGCGAACAGCGCAACTATACTGCCGAGGCCTATCAACCCCTTCGTTGAAGTTTTCACCCCTGGATCGAGCTCCATTGATACCACCGTAACTCGTTCTTCTGCATCATTGACGGATGCTGCTGTGGTAGCTACAATAACTACTGCAACTACCTCGGAACCAACGAGAACAACGACgacggcgacgacgacgactacTCTGCCATCAACTACCTCAAGTATACCCATATCTACTTTGGTACcgaggacgacgacgacgacgacgactacaacgacaacgacaacgacaacacCGGTACCAACAACTACAAGTACGACTTCAACTACTCTGGCACTAACGATTCCAACAACTACTGCCAACCCAACTGCCCCATCAACGCCAGAAATAGCGACATCTTTGAATTCAGAAGGGCCTTCGCAACAAAAACTGAACATCCCGAAGCAAACCGCATTTGGTAATACTTTCGACGACTTGGCTTTCCTTAACACTCTG ATACAGCCAACAAATGGCGATGACACGTCTACATCAAAGACTTTGACGCAGGCTGAGCAGTTTCTAGCAAACAAG ATACTTTCCCTGGCTTTGGGCAACATGGGTCCAACACGTTCCCCGAAAGCGATTCAAGCCTCAAACGCATCACCGAATTCATTCGACCTGTCCACCAGGTCGAATTCTCGATCGAGGCCCATAATAATTGACCTGCTCCCCTCGTCGACGACCCAGAAGCCAACGACGATAAAACCCACTACTCAGTTCACGTGGAAACCGATTCCCATTGTCAGAACTACCTCGACTCCCATCGTCCAAACCACCAGAAAGGAAGTACCAGTCTCTGTTATCACCCCGAAACctgataaaattaaacagaaCGCCGCCTCATTTTCGAAAGCAGCGTCACCCGTCCCCACCGCACCCAAATCCAGTCCTAGAACCACTACCACACCGGCCAATCAAGGTTTCGGCTCGGGTCTGTTGACCGCCCTTTTCGGAAGCAATCCTTTCTCCCCTCCTCCTATAGCCGTACCAACGGTAGCGAAAAGACCATTCTCAACTACTTCGAAATACGTGCAAGCTTCGGAACCATCACCAACGACGCGGATACTGAATCAAACCACGAGTTCGCTAAAGGGGTCAAAATCGTCGGTAGGAACCGGAGACCCAATGCATTCTGAAAGCTCAAATGTTCCTGTTTCAATGCAGCAGCCAGTGAAAAACGAGATTACAGTTTTACTGAACAACCCGAACCCACGAGTTCCAACGTTGTCGACATCAACCTTCTCCCCGGAAGACGATGCCAAGTTTTTGGCAGCATTATTGAACTCGGCGCAAAAGGGCGGCTCTCCATCCAGTAAACCCGTTCCGGGTATCTCGCGCGACGACGAAGCCTTTTTAAGGGCGATTTTGAGCGGCCAGGCGAGCGTACAGCCAGCGTCTTCAATTGCTACTAGTACCAGCGGCGGAAACGACGCAGCTCTTCTTGCTGCACTCCTTAAATCTCAAAACATCGATCCTAGGGTGCAGCTAGGAGGCACT ACATCACGAAAACCTCCGACCACGACGACGACTTGGTCACCCAGCTCGACCTACCCGCCATCGATATTTGAGTCCTTTGGTAGTTTCGGGAGCCAGCAGAGGCCGAAAGATTCCACAGAAGTGACGCTGACCGGCGGTTCAGGTGACGGCAGTGTCAGAAGCCAGGTCGTTAATGCAGCGATCGGAGCCACCAGGGCGTTCAGTCGATTTCTCGGAGCGGCAATAACG GGCGCAGCGCAGCAGCTTCAATCCTTTGTAAGAAACGGTACTAGATACGTGTCTGAGGCAGTTGGATAA